The window AGGAGTTATACCAAGAGTAACCTCAGGTTGACCAAGTTTAGCTTTATCAGAAGCTATTCTAATATCACAAGACATAGCAAGTTCGCAACCTCCCCCTAAAGCAAATCCGTTTATAACAGCAATAACAACTTTATTGATGTTTTCCACTGCGTTAAAGGCGTTAGTTCCTAAGATACCAAAGTCTTTAGCTTCTTTTGTGCTTAAATCTCTCATAAAAGAGATGTCTGCTCCAGCAACGAAAGAACGTCCTTCCCCAGTAAGTAGGATAACATCAATTTCATCATTTTTTTCTAACTGAGAAAAGCATTGATGAATCTCTTTGTAAGTTTCTTCATTTAGTGCGTTTAAAGATTCAGGTCTGTTGATTTTAACTATACAGACTTTACCGTGAATCTCAGTTAAAAGATTTTTAAATACCATTTTTTTCCTCCTTGCTAACTAAATTGTAGTTAAAAAATACTTAACGAGACCCTTATTACCTCATGAAACTTAAATTTGTCAAATTTTTTTT of the Cetobacterium sp. NK01 genome contains:
- a CDS encoding enoyl-CoA hydratase-related protein gives rise to the protein MVFKNLLTEIHGKVCIVKINRPESLNALNEETYKEIHQCFSQLEKNDEIDVILLTGEGRSFVAGADISFMRDLSTKEAKDFGILGTNAFNAVENINKVVIAVINGFALGGGCELAMSCDIRIASDKAKLGQPEVTLGITPGSGGTQRLPRLVGLAKAKELIFTGNIIDAHEAKAIGLVNQVIEHDKLMEYALNMANKISSNARLAVQYSKEAINKGIQVDETTSMFIESSLFGLCFSTEDQKEGMTAFLEKRKANFINK